From Drosophila virilis strain 15010-1051.87 chromosome X, Dvir_AGI_RSII-ME, whole genome shotgun sequence, the proteins below share one genomic window:
- the Graf gene encoding rho GTPase-activating protein Graf isoform X2, which translates to MGGGKDIRRGLEPLEFEECIVDSPEFRDNLNRHEKELDHTSQQIKRIIKEVKDLMSAAKVLSTRMKQLAILLNDFNFECIGTAQTDDENVICESLKRFGAIIGTIEDEREKMLTLADKHIIESLEDFRKKQIGGVKENKKKFDKKTEKFCQSQERFLNMSTKKPENTIQEADASLGMHEREYIQESLSYVLRIQEVQERIKFEFVEILLAFISGWLVFYHTAHEQAEDHRDYLQDLRHKVQKTRENFEEAREKVTELKTKYMEKRTKSEEIFTKRGYLFLMEKSSLLKISLLEPFKATWTKYYCTFKKQKREFTMLQFNQMNHSFTRPEAREDEKLTLFSCQRRASEFEKRFCFDLTFKEKPGIVYTFQALSEKDHRSWLSAMDGTEPTYLVPGKMKASEAYQLDETGFIFVRRCIQVLEGRGLEDEGIYRKSGVGTKINKLLSLGMERKETDDVFTDDKYRDLMESNTIASALKMYLRNLNEPLMTYHYHSGFIEAAKKESLNQRVNEVHKLVYKLPQPNFEMLDMVIRHLTEVSRKYEKNKMSVFNLGVVFGPTLLRPLEETVAAILDIKFNNIVINILIENYERIFKNDPSSGVATAVNAAVTAANLHPSSTSPPTRMPRASQVGKAASTGGGSISGGGGGGSVGRSSMYSPQQKVYRVVAKSNYPEPTMSSSLQNIPNGMIYAHGPASASSSTPPGGVTNSSTNGGGTGSTLTVSAHATNGARPAQMGSMKNLHAMTQSDISGRRGGGGGSGGAATDAAAAVYGILGAGANTNGGAGLQAHHATPATASSNLRHADYLMATATPVAQSASSSHIYTNASSNRLSLNNVSPPTAAMRKERQLQTSGSSSAVVGSGPQQHPPVQRSHFGYGQAKHYSPVAAASTSSSNESVCDSLSSNNGLVGGGGGGVGGGTGGAALISGGSSANVTRLLNARSSIDYPPITSQASSLSTLLGSTCDDIVTATAAPSMIGGSGLGNLSGSGSTNESADYAPTKMHRNRDINQIKRDLSAGTARVRTLYACMGESEGELSFEPNQIITNVRFSHEPGWLQGTLNGKTGLIPENYVEHLKPYH; encoded by the exons TACTTTCCACACGTATGAAACAGTTGGCCATTCTGCTAAACGATTTCAACTTCGAGTGCATTGGCACTGCACAGACTGACGACGAGAACGTCATCTGCGAGAGCTTAAAGCGCTTCGGTGCGATCATTGGCACCATCGAGGATGAGCGCGAGAAAATG TTAACTCTGGCGGACAAGCATATCATTGAATCGCTGGAGGACTTTCGCAAGAAACAAATTGGCGGTGTCAAGGagaacaaaaagaaatttgACAAGAAGACAGAGAAGTTCTGTCAGTCGCAGGAGCGCTTCCTAAATATGTCAACCAAAAAGCCAGAGAACACGATACAAGAG GCCGATGCCAGTTTGGGCATGCATGAGCGCGAATACATTCAGGAGTCGCTCAGCTATGTACTGCGCATCCAGGAAGTGCAGGAACGCATCAAATTTGAATTCGTCGAAATACTGCTGGCCTTCATATCCGGCTGGCTGGTGTTCTATCACACCGCCCACGAGCAAGCCGAAGACCATCGCGACTATCTGCAGGATCTGAGGCACAAAGTCCAAAAG ACTCGCGAAAATTTTGAGGAAGCTCGCGAAAAGGTCACCGAACTAAAGACCAAGTACATGGAAAAGCGTACG AAGTCCGAAGAGATTTTCACCAAACGcggttatttgtttttgatggAAAAAA GTTCCCTTCTGAAAATCTCACTTTTAGAGCCCTTTAAAGCAACATGGACGAAATACTATTGCACattcaagaagcaaaagcgCGAATTCACAATGCTCCAGTTCAATCAGATGAATCACAGCTTTACGCGACCCGAGGCGCGTGAGGACGAGAAGCTGACACTGTTCTCGTGCCAGCGTCGGGCCTCCGAGTTTGAGAAGAGGTTCTGCTTCGATCTAACATTCAAGGAGAAGCCGGGCATTGTTTACACATTTCAGGCGCTAAGCGAAAAGGACCATCGCTCCTGGTTGAGCGCCATGGATGGCACGGAGCCG ACATATCTGGTGCCCGGCAAAATGAAGGCCAGCGAGGCCTATCAATTGGACGAGACTGGCTTTATATTCGTGCGTCGGTGTATTCAAGTTCTGGAGGGCCGTGGTCTCGAGGATGAGGGCATTTATAGAAAGAGCGGCGTTGGCACTAAAATCAACAAACTGCTCTCCCTCGGCATGGAGCGCAAGGAAACGGATGATGTATTCACCGATGACAAATATCGTGATCTCATGGAGAGCAACACCATTGCCAGCGCCCTGAAAATGTATCTGCGCAATCTGAACGAGCCCCTCATGACCTATCACTATCACAGCGGCTTTATCGAGGCAGCCA agaaagagagcctCAATCAACGCGTCAACGAGGTGCACAAATTGGTCTACAAACTGCCGCAGCCAAACTTTGAAATGCTGGACATGGTCATCAGGCATTTGACTGA AGTCTCGCGCAAGTACGAGAAGAACAAAATGTCTGTGTTCAATTTGGGCGTGGTCTTTGGGCCGACCTTGCTGCGTCCGCTGGAGGAGACGGTCGCCGCCATACTGGACATCAAGTTCAACAATATTGTTATCAACATACTCATCGAGAACTATGAGCGCATCTTCAAGAATGATCCAAGCAGCGGAGTTGCGACTGCAGTGAATGCTGCTGTTACCGCTGCCAACCTGCATCCCAGCAGCACCAGTCCGCCAACGAGAATGCCGCGCGCCTCGCAGGTGGGCAAGGCTGCCTCGACGGGCGGTGGCAGTAtcagcggcggtggcggcggcggcagtgtAGGTCGGAGCTCGATGTATTCGCCGCAACAGAAGGTGTACCGTGTGGTGGCCAAATCCAATTATCCGGAGCCCACCATGTCCTCCAGCTTGCAGAATATTCCAAATGGCATGATCTATGCGCATGGGCCGGCCAGCGCAAGCAGCAGTACTCCGCCAGGTGGCGttaccaacagcagcaccaaTGGCGGAGGCACTGGATCCACGTTGACGGTTTCAGCGCATGCGACAAACGGTGCACGGCCTGCCCAAATGGGCAGCATGAAGAACCTGCACGCCATGACGCAAAGCGACATCAGCGGACGgcgaggcggcggcggcggcagcggcggcgctgCCACAGATGCGGCAGCTGCCGTTTATGGCATACTGGGCGCCGGCGCCAATACCAATGGGGGCGCGGGGCTGCAGGCTCATCATGCGACGCCGGCAACGGCCAGCAGCAATCTGCGGCATGCCGATTATTTAATGGCCACTGCCACGCCAGTGGCACAGTCTGCATCCAGCAGCCATATTTATACGAACGCCAGCAGCAATCGTCTCAGCCTAAACAATGTCTCCCCGCCCACGGCCGCCATGCGCAAGGAGCGCCAGCTGCAGACctcaggcagcagcagcgccgtcGTTGGAAGTGGCCCCCAGCAGCATCCGCCCGTGCAGCGCAGCCACTTTGGCTATGGCCAGGCGAAGCACTATTCGCCCGTAGCAGCCGCCTCCACATCCAGCTCTAATGAGAGCGTCTGCGATTCACTCTCCTCCAACAATGGCCTGGTTGGCGGCGGTGGGGGCGGAGTCGgaggcggcactggaggcgCGGCTCTAATCTCTGGCGGCAGCAGTGCCAATGTGACGCGTCTGTTGAACGCGCGCAGCTCGATTGATTATCCGCCAATCACATCGCAGGCATCGTCACTTTCCACGCTGCTTGGCTCCACCTGTGATGACATTGTGACGGCCACCGCGGCGCCATCCATGATCGGTGGCAGCGGCCTGGGGAACCTTAGTGGCAGCGGCTCCACCAATGAGAGCGCCGACTATGCGCCAACCAAAATGCATCGCAACCGTGACATTAACCAAATCAAGCGGGATCTATCCGCAGGCACAGC ACGCGTTCGTACTTTATATGCCTGTATGGGCGAGAGCGAGGGCGAGCTATCCTTTGAGCCAAATCAGATTATAACCAATG TGCGCTTCTCACACGAACCGGGCTGGCTGCAAGGCACGCTGAATGGCAAGACGGGTCTCATACCCGAGAATTATGTGGAGCATCTGAAGCCATACCACTAG
- the Graf gene encoding rho GTPase-activating protein Graf isoform X1 encodes MGGGKDIRRGLEPLEFEECIVDSPEFRDNLNRHEKELDHTSQQIKRIIKEVKDLMSAAKVLSTRMKQLAILLNDFNFECIGTAQTDDENVICESLKRFGAIIGTIEDEREKMLTLADKHIIESLEDFRKKQIGGVKENKKKFDKKTEKFCQSQERFLNMSTKKPENTIQEADASLGMHEREYIQESLSYVLRIQEVQERIKFEFVEILLAFISGWLVFYHTAHEQAEDHRDYLQDLRHKVQKTRENFEEAREKVTELKTKYMEKRTKSEEIFTKRGYLFLMEKKPFKATWTKYYCTFKKQKREFTMLQFNQMNHSFTRPEAREDEKLTLFSCQRRASEFEKRFCFDLTFKEKPGIVYTFQALSEKDHRSWLSAMDGTEPTYLVPGKMKASEAYQLDETGFIFVRRCIQVLEGRGLEDEGIYRKSGVGTKINKLLSLGMERKETDDVFTDDKYRDLMESNTIASALKMYLRNLNEPLMTYHYHSGFIEAAKKESLNQRVNEVHKLVYKLPQPNFEMLDMVIRHLTEVSRKYEKNKMSVFNLGVVFGPTLLRPLEETVAAILDIKFNNIVINILIENYERIFKNDPSSGVATAVNAAVTAANLHPSSTSPPTRMPRASQVGKAASTGGGSISGGGGGGSVGRSSMYSPQQKVYRVVAKSNYPEPTMSSSLQNIPNGMIYAHGPASASSSTPPGGVTNSSTNGGGTGSTLTVSAHATNGARPAQMGSMKNLHAMTQSDISGRRGGGGGSGGAATDAAAAVYGILGAGANTNGGAGLQAHHATPATASSNLRHADYLMATATPVAQSASSSHIYTNASSNRLSLNNVSPPTAAMRKERQLQTSGSSSAVVGSGPQQHPPVQRSHFGYGQAKHYSPVAAASTSSSNESVCDSLSSNNGLVGGGGGGVGGGTGGAALISGGSSANVTRLLNARSSIDYPPITSQASSLSTLLGSTCDDIVTATAAPSMIGGSGLGNLSGSGSTNESADYAPTKMHRNRDINQIKRDLSAGTARVRTLYACMGESEGELSFEPNQIITNVRFSHEPGWLQGTLNGKTGLIPENYVEHLKPYH; translated from the exons TACTTTCCACACGTATGAAACAGTTGGCCATTCTGCTAAACGATTTCAACTTCGAGTGCATTGGCACTGCACAGACTGACGACGAGAACGTCATCTGCGAGAGCTTAAAGCGCTTCGGTGCGATCATTGGCACCATCGAGGATGAGCGCGAGAAAATG TTAACTCTGGCGGACAAGCATATCATTGAATCGCTGGAGGACTTTCGCAAGAAACAAATTGGCGGTGTCAAGGagaacaaaaagaaatttgACAAGAAGACAGAGAAGTTCTGTCAGTCGCAGGAGCGCTTCCTAAATATGTCAACCAAAAAGCCAGAGAACACGATACAAGAG GCCGATGCCAGTTTGGGCATGCATGAGCGCGAATACATTCAGGAGTCGCTCAGCTATGTACTGCGCATCCAGGAAGTGCAGGAACGCATCAAATTTGAATTCGTCGAAATACTGCTGGCCTTCATATCCGGCTGGCTGGTGTTCTATCACACCGCCCACGAGCAAGCCGAAGACCATCGCGACTATCTGCAGGATCTGAGGCACAAAGTCCAAAAG ACTCGCGAAAATTTTGAGGAAGCTCGCGAAAAGGTCACCGAACTAAAGACCAAGTACATGGAAAAGCGTACG AAGTCCGAAGAGATTTTCACCAAACGcggttatttgtttttgatggAAAAAA AGCCCTTTAAAGCAACATGGACGAAATACTATTGCACattcaagaagcaaaagcgCGAATTCACAATGCTCCAGTTCAATCAGATGAATCACAGCTTTACGCGACCCGAGGCGCGTGAGGACGAGAAGCTGACACTGTTCTCGTGCCAGCGTCGGGCCTCCGAGTTTGAGAAGAGGTTCTGCTTCGATCTAACATTCAAGGAGAAGCCGGGCATTGTTTACACATTTCAGGCGCTAAGCGAAAAGGACCATCGCTCCTGGTTGAGCGCCATGGATGGCACGGAGCCG ACATATCTGGTGCCCGGCAAAATGAAGGCCAGCGAGGCCTATCAATTGGACGAGACTGGCTTTATATTCGTGCGTCGGTGTATTCAAGTTCTGGAGGGCCGTGGTCTCGAGGATGAGGGCATTTATAGAAAGAGCGGCGTTGGCACTAAAATCAACAAACTGCTCTCCCTCGGCATGGAGCGCAAGGAAACGGATGATGTATTCACCGATGACAAATATCGTGATCTCATGGAGAGCAACACCATTGCCAGCGCCCTGAAAATGTATCTGCGCAATCTGAACGAGCCCCTCATGACCTATCACTATCACAGCGGCTTTATCGAGGCAGCCA agaaagagagcctCAATCAACGCGTCAACGAGGTGCACAAATTGGTCTACAAACTGCCGCAGCCAAACTTTGAAATGCTGGACATGGTCATCAGGCATTTGACTGA AGTCTCGCGCAAGTACGAGAAGAACAAAATGTCTGTGTTCAATTTGGGCGTGGTCTTTGGGCCGACCTTGCTGCGTCCGCTGGAGGAGACGGTCGCCGCCATACTGGACATCAAGTTCAACAATATTGTTATCAACATACTCATCGAGAACTATGAGCGCATCTTCAAGAATGATCCAAGCAGCGGAGTTGCGACTGCAGTGAATGCTGCTGTTACCGCTGCCAACCTGCATCCCAGCAGCACCAGTCCGCCAACGAGAATGCCGCGCGCCTCGCAGGTGGGCAAGGCTGCCTCGACGGGCGGTGGCAGTAtcagcggcggtggcggcggcggcagtgtAGGTCGGAGCTCGATGTATTCGCCGCAACAGAAGGTGTACCGTGTGGTGGCCAAATCCAATTATCCGGAGCCCACCATGTCCTCCAGCTTGCAGAATATTCCAAATGGCATGATCTATGCGCATGGGCCGGCCAGCGCAAGCAGCAGTACTCCGCCAGGTGGCGttaccaacagcagcaccaaTGGCGGAGGCACTGGATCCACGTTGACGGTTTCAGCGCATGCGACAAACGGTGCACGGCCTGCCCAAATGGGCAGCATGAAGAACCTGCACGCCATGACGCAAAGCGACATCAGCGGACGgcgaggcggcggcggcggcagcggcggcgctgCCACAGATGCGGCAGCTGCCGTTTATGGCATACTGGGCGCCGGCGCCAATACCAATGGGGGCGCGGGGCTGCAGGCTCATCATGCGACGCCGGCAACGGCCAGCAGCAATCTGCGGCATGCCGATTATTTAATGGCCACTGCCACGCCAGTGGCACAGTCTGCATCCAGCAGCCATATTTATACGAACGCCAGCAGCAATCGTCTCAGCCTAAACAATGTCTCCCCGCCCACGGCCGCCATGCGCAAGGAGCGCCAGCTGCAGACctcaggcagcagcagcgccgtcGTTGGAAGTGGCCCCCAGCAGCATCCGCCCGTGCAGCGCAGCCACTTTGGCTATGGCCAGGCGAAGCACTATTCGCCCGTAGCAGCCGCCTCCACATCCAGCTCTAATGAGAGCGTCTGCGATTCACTCTCCTCCAACAATGGCCTGGTTGGCGGCGGTGGGGGCGGAGTCGgaggcggcactggaggcgCGGCTCTAATCTCTGGCGGCAGCAGTGCCAATGTGACGCGTCTGTTGAACGCGCGCAGCTCGATTGATTATCCGCCAATCACATCGCAGGCATCGTCACTTTCCACGCTGCTTGGCTCCACCTGTGATGACATTGTGACGGCCACCGCGGCGCCATCCATGATCGGTGGCAGCGGCCTGGGGAACCTTAGTGGCAGCGGCTCCACCAATGAGAGCGCCGACTATGCGCCAACCAAAATGCATCGCAACCGTGACATTAACCAAATCAAGCGGGATCTATCCGCAGGCACAGC ACGCGTTCGTACTTTATATGCCTGTATGGGCGAGAGCGAGGGCGAGCTATCCTTTGAGCCAAATCAGATTATAACCAATG TGCGCTTCTCACACGAACCGGGCTGGCTGCAAGGCACGCTGAATGGCAAGACGGGTCTCATACCCGAGAATTATGTGGAGCATCTGAAGCCATACCACTAG